In a single window of the Streptomyces sp. NBC_00353 genome:
- a CDS encoding excinuclease ABC subunit UvrA, translated as MSPAKRKNTQSPALHAADSHDLLRVHGARVNNLKDVSIEIPKRRLTVFTGVSGSGKSSLVFSTIAAESQRMINETYSAFVQGFMPTLARPEVDVLEGLTTAIIVDQQRMGADPRSTVGTATDANAMLRILFSRLGKPHIGPPSAYSFNTASVRASGAITVERGAKKTVKATFNRTGGMCTRCEGRGSVSDIDLTQLYDDSKSLAEGAFTIPGWKSDSQWTVGLYAQSGFLDPQKPIRRFTKKEMQDFLYGEPTKVKVNGVNLTYEGLIPKIQKSFLSKDKEAMQPHIRAFVERAVTFTTCPECDGTRLSEGARSSKIKRISIADACAMEIRDLAEWVRDLDDPSVAPLLTALQHTLDSFVEIGLGYLALDRPSGTLSGGEAQRVKMIRHLGSSLTDVTYVFDEPTIGLHPHDIQRMNGLLLRLRDKGNTVLVVEHKPEAIAIADHVVDLGPGAGTAGGAVCFEGTIEGLRASGTVTGRHLDDRAALKETVRKSTGTLEIRDATRHNLQGVDVDIPLGVLCVVTGVAGSGKSSLIHGSVPASASVVSVDQAPIRGSRRSNPATYTGLLDPIRKAFAKANGVKPALFSANSEGACPNCNGAGVIYTDLAMMAGVETTCEDCEGKRFQPSVLEYTLGGRDISEVLAMSVTEAEEFFGAGEAHTPAAHRILDRLADVGLGYLSLGQPLTTLSGGERQRLKLATHMADKGGVYVLDEPTTGLHLADVEQLLGLLDRLVDSGKSVIVIEHHQAVMAHADWIIDLGPGAGHDGGKIVFEGTPADLVADRSTLTGEHLADYVGT; from the coding sequence ATGAGCCCGGCCAAGAGGAAGAACACGCAGTCGCCTGCGCTGCACGCTGCCGACAGCCACGATCTGCTCCGCGTGCACGGCGCGCGCGTGAACAATCTCAAGGACGTCAGCATCGAGATCCCCAAGCGCCGCCTGACGGTGTTCACCGGCGTCTCCGGCTCGGGCAAGAGCTCGCTGGTGTTCAGCACGATCGCCGCCGAGTCGCAGCGGATGATCAACGAGACCTACAGCGCCTTCGTGCAGGGCTTCATGCCGACGCTGGCGCGGCCGGAGGTCGACGTACTCGAAGGGCTGACGACCGCGATCATCGTCGACCAGCAGCGGATGGGGGCCGACCCCCGCTCCACCGTCGGTACCGCCACCGACGCCAACGCGATGCTGCGCATCCTCTTCAGCCGGCTCGGCAAGCCGCACATCGGCCCGCCCAGCGCGTACTCCTTCAACACCGCCTCGGTCCGGGCGAGCGGTGCGATCACCGTCGAGCGCGGCGCCAAGAAGACGGTGAAGGCGACCTTCAACCGCACCGGCGGCATGTGTACGCGCTGCGAGGGCCGCGGCTCGGTCTCCGACATCGATCTCACCCAGCTCTACGACGACTCCAAGTCGCTCGCCGAGGGTGCGTTCACCATCCCCGGCTGGAAGTCGGACAGCCAGTGGACCGTGGGGCTCTACGCCCAGTCGGGCTTCCTCGACCCGCAGAAGCCGATCCGCAGGTTCACCAAGAAGGAAATGCAGGACTTCCTCTACGGCGAGCCGACCAAGGTAAAGGTCAACGGTGTCAACCTCACCTACGAAGGGCTGATCCCCAAGATCCAGAAGTCGTTCCTGTCCAAGGACAAGGAAGCGATGCAGCCGCACATCCGTGCCTTCGTGGAGCGTGCGGTCACCTTCACGACCTGCCCCGAGTGCGACGGCACCCGGCTCAGCGAGGGGGCCCGGTCGTCGAAGATCAAGCGGATCAGCATCGCCGACGCCTGCGCGATGGAGATCCGCGACCTGGCCGAATGGGTCCGTGACCTGGACGATCCGTCGGTGGCGCCGCTGCTCACCGCGCTGCAGCACACCCTCGACTCGTTCGTGGAGATCGGTCTCGGCTACCTCGCGCTCGACCGGCCGTCGGGCACGCTGTCGGGAGGCGAGGCGCAGCGCGTGAAGATGATCCGCCACCTCGGCTCTTCGCTCACCGACGTCACCTACGTCTTCGACGAGCCCACCATCGGCCTGCACCCCCACGACATCCAGCGCATGAACGGCCTGCTGCTGCGGCTGCGGGACAAGGGCAACACGGTGCTGGTCGTGGAGCACAAGCCCGAGGCCATCGCGATCGCCGACCACGTCGTCGACCTCGGGCCCGGCGCCGGTACGGCGGGCGGCGCCGTCTGCTTCGAGGGCACCATCGAGGGGCTGCGGGCCAGCGGTACCGTCACCGGCCGCCACCTCGACGACCGGGCCGCCCTCAAGGAGACGGTGCGCAAGTCCACCGGCACGCTGGAGATCCGGGACGCCACCCGCCACAACCTGCAGGGCGTCGACGTCGACATCCCGCTCGGGGTGCTGTGCGTCGTCACCGGCGTCGCCGGCTCCGGCAAGAGCTCACTCATCCATGGTTCCGTGCCCGCCTCCGCGAGCGTGGTGTCGGTCGACCAGGCGCCCATCCGCGGCTCGCGACGGAGCAACCCGGCGACGTACACCGGACTGCTCGACCCGATCCGCAAGGCGTTCGCGAAGGCCAACGGCGTGAAGCCGGCCCTGTTCAGCGCCAACTCCGAGGGCGCCTGCCCCAACTGCAACGGCGCCGGCGTCATCTACACCGACCTGGCGATGATGGCCGGGGTGGAGACCACCTGCGAGGACTGCGAGGGGAAGCGGTTCCAGCCATCGGTCCTCGAATACACCCTCGGCGGCCGCGACATCAGCGAGGTGCTCGCGATGTCGGTGACCGAAGCCGAGGAGTTCTTCGGCGCCGGCGAGGCGCACACACCGGCCGCGCACAGAATCCTCGACCGGCTCGCCGACGTCGGGCTCGGCTACCTCAGCCTCGGCCAGCCGCTCACCACGCTGTCCGGCGGCGAACGGCAGCGGCTCAAGCTGGCCACCCACATGGCCGACAAGGGCGGCGTCTACGTCCTCGACGAGCCGACCACCGGCCTCCACCTTGCCGACGTCGAGCAGTTGCTCGGCCTGCTCGACCGGCTCGTCGACTCCGGCAAGTCGGTCATCGTCATCGAGCACCACCAGGCGGTGATGGCGCACGCCGACTGGATCATCGACCTCGGCCCCGGCGCCGGTCACGACGGCGGCAAGATCGTTTTCGAGGGCACACCGGCCGACCTCGTCGCCGACCGCTCCACCCTCACCGGTGAACACCTCGCGGACTACGTCGGCACCTGA
- a CDS encoding class I SAM-dependent methyltransferase encodes MRPIGTATRGTTNPNRLRRMDRWIAATHGPALRRSDSPVAVDLGYGAAPWTAVELLQRLRTAEPRTAVVGIEIDPERVAAAKPYEREGLTFVHGGFEIPLTGRPTLIRAANVLRQYDEGEVAAVWRRLCARLAPDGLLVEGTCDEIGRRHVWVALGPEGPRTVTFATRLGSLDRPSDLAERLPKALIHRNVPGEPVHAFLRDFDRAWAAAAPYASLGARQRWITAVRTLSGDWPLTDGVRRWRQGEVTVKWAALRPER; translated from the coding sequence ATGCGCCCCATCGGCACCGCGACCCGCGGGACCACCAACCCGAACCGGCTCCGCCGCATGGACCGCTGGATCGCCGCCACGCACGGCCCCGCCCTGCGCCGCTCCGACTCCCCTGTCGCGGTCGATCTCGGATACGGCGCCGCCCCCTGGACCGCCGTCGAGCTGCTGCAACGCCTGCGCACCGCCGAGCCGCGCACGGCGGTCGTCGGCATCGAGATCGATCCGGAGCGGGTCGCGGCCGCGAAGCCGTACGAGCGCGAGGGGCTCACCTTCGTCCACGGCGGCTTCGAGATCCCGCTGACCGGCCGCCCCACCCTCATCCGGGCGGCGAACGTGCTCCGCCAGTACGACGAGGGTGAGGTCGCCGCGGTCTGGCGGCGGCTGTGCGCCCGGCTCGCCCCCGACGGGCTTCTGGTGGAGGGCACCTGTGACGAGATCGGGCGCCGCCATGTGTGGGTGGCGCTCGGCCCGGAAGGCCCGCGCACGGTCACGTTCGCAACCCGCCTCGGCTCCCTCGACCGCCCCTCCGACCTCGCGGAACGCCTCCCCAAGGCGCTGATCCACCGCAACGTGCCGGGCGAACCGGTCCACGCGTTCCTGCGCGACTTCGACCGGGCGTGGGCCGCGGCGGCTCCGTACGCCTCACTGGGCGCGCGGCAGCGCTGGATCACCGCGGTGCGCACGCTGTCGGGGGACTGGCCGCTGACGGACGGGGTACGGAGGTGGCGGCAGGGTGAAGTCACGGTGAAGTGGGCGGCGTTGCGGCCCGAGCGGTAG
- a CDS encoding DUF2516 family protein yields the protein MLLTGFSTLVWLLYLIMLVLAVVALFLAATAREDAYRAADKQKKSFWLIILGITVAVNLFVPMLFLQLAGAVASIVFMVDVRPALKAVSGGGGRRGGSSSDGPYGPYNGGR from the coding sequence ATGTTGCTCACGGGGTTCAGCACACTTGTCTGGCTGCTCTACCTGATCATGCTCGTCCTGGCCGTGGTCGCGCTGTTCCTGGCCGCGACGGCACGCGAGGATGCGTACCGCGCCGCGGACAAGCAGAAGAAGTCCTTCTGGCTGATCATTCTCGGCATCACCGTTGCCGTGAACCTCTTCGTGCCGATGCTGTTCCTGCAGCTTGCGGGCGCGGTCGCGTCGATCGTCTTCATGGTCGACGTACGGCCCGCGCTGAAGGCGGTCTCCGGTGGCGGCGGCCGGCGCGGTGGTTCCAGCAGCGACGGTCCGTACGGGCCCTACAACGGCGGTCGTTGA
- the mshA gene encoding D-inositol-3-phosphate glycosyltransferase: protein MSQYVSRLGSNRMAPRLRFPGAFPGSHRKPRRIAMLSVHTSPLHQPGTGDAGGMNVYIVELAKRLAAINIEVEVFTRATTGALPPAVELAPGVLVRHVDAGPYEGLAKEDLPAQLCAFTHGVMQAWAGQRPGYYDLVHSHYWLSGHVGWLAAQRWGVPLVHAMHTMAKVKNAALAEGDTPEPAARVIGETQIVSAADRLIANTAGEADELVRFYEADAAAVAVVHPGVNLERFRPADGRAAARARLGLPQDAFVPLFAGRIQPLKAPDVLLRAVAVLLDRDPSLRSRMVVPVVGGPSGSGLAKPEGLQKLAARLGITDVVRFHPPVGQDQLADWFRAASVLVMPSYSESFGLVAIEAQAAGTPVVAAAVGGLPVAVRDGASGFLIPGHDPQAYAQQLARFAESPELVARMGATAAAHAQGFGWDTAASATADVYTAALHEHRRRVRVHHG, encoded by the coding sequence GTGAGCCAGTACGTCTCTCGGCTCGGCAGCAACCGCATGGCGCCACGCCTGAGGTTCCCCGGCGCCTTCCCCGGCAGTCACCGCAAACCGCGTCGCATCGCGATGCTCTCCGTGCACACCTCCCCGCTGCACCAGCCGGGCACGGGCGACGCGGGCGGCATGAACGTCTACATCGTGGAGCTGGCCAAACGGCTCGCCGCGATCAACATCGAGGTGGAGGTCTTCACCCGGGCCACCACCGGCGCCCTGCCCCCGGCGGTCGAGCTGGCGCCCGGCGTCCTGGTGCGGCACGTCGACGCGGGGCCGTACGAAGGTCTGGCCAAGGAGGACCTGCCCGCCCAGCTCTGCGCCTTCACCCACGGGGTGATGCAGGCCTGGGCCGGCCAGCGCCCGGGCTACTACGACCTGGTCCACTCCCACTACTGGCTCTCCGGCCATGTCGGCTGGCTCGCCGCGCAGCGCTGGGGCGTCCCCCTCGTGCACGCCATGCACACCATGGCGAAGGTGAAGAACGCGGCGCTCGCCGAGGGCGACACCCCCGAGCCGGCCGCCCGGGTCATCGGCGAGACCCAGATCGTCAGCGCCGCCGACCGGCTGATCGCGAACACCGCGGGGGAGGCGGACGAGCTCGTCCGGTTCTACGAGGCCGACGCGGCGGCCGTCGCCGTCGTCCACCCCGGGGTCAACCTGGAACGCTTCCGCCCCGCCGACGGCAGGGCCGCCGCCCGGGCCCGCCTCGGACTGCCCCAAGACGCCTTCGTCCCGCTCTTCGCCGGCCGTATCCAGCCGCTGAAGGCCCCCGATGTGCTGCTGCGTGCGGTGGCCGTGCTGCTGGACCGCGATCCGTCGCTGCGGTCCCGGATGGTCGTACCGGTGGTCGGTGGTCCCAGCGGCAGCGGGCTCGCCAAGCCGGAGGGACTGCAGAAGCTGGCCGCGCGGCTCGGGATCACGGATGTCGTACGGTTTCACCCGCCGGTCGGGCAGGACCAGCTCGCCGACTGGTTCCGGGCGGCGTCCGTGCTGGTCATGCCCTCGTACAGCGAATCGTTCGGCCTGGTCGCCATAGAGGCGCAGGCGGCCGGCACCCCGGTCGTCGCGGCGGCCGTCGGCGGACTCCCGGTGGCGGTGCGGGACGGGGCCAGCGGCTTCCTGATCCCCGGGCACGACCCGCAGGCGTACGCGCAGCAGCTGGCCCGGTTCGCCGAGTCGCCGGAGCTCGTCGCCAGGATGGGTGCGACGGCCGCCGCGCATGCGCAGGGCTTCGGCTGGGACACGGCGGCGTCCGCGACCGCCGATGTCTACACGGCCGCGCTGCACGAGCACCGCCGTCGCGTACGCGTGCACCACGGCTGA
- a CDS encoding C40 family peptidase, whose protein sequence is MNRRHCAAAAITLVCALAVLTVPTQAFATPAPPSPSQSPTAPAAPQRKSLEEVRKEIDALYRKAGTATDAYNLAEERAKKQSGEIVKLAQAIVAGQAKIADLKSRAGAQAREQYRTGGLPPGAQMMLSDDPRMFMDGVNRVWQGQQAAKGVLGELTRTQEDLETYTKDASSNWKKLEANRLKQAKAKKRINGQIAAAKKLESQLEKEDRARLLKLEQEAEYEAQTAWLGSGALKEINREASAHGKKAVAFATAQIGKPYVWGAEGPGSYDCSGLTSQAWAAAGRPIPRTSQEQWRQLPHIAVKDMRPGDLIIYHSDASHVGMYIGDGAIVHAPRPGRNVTLAGAGSMEILGVVRPDR, encoded by the coding sequence GTGAACCGACGTCACTGTGCCGCTGCCGCGATCACTCTGGTCTGCGCTCTGGCCGTACTGACCGTGCCGACACAGGCCTTCGCCACACCCGCACCGCCTTCCCCCTCCCAGTCCCCCACCGCACCGGCAGCTCCGCAGCGGAAGAGCCTCGAAGAGGTACGCAAGGAGATCGACGCCCTCTATCGCAAGGCCGGGACGGCCACCGACGCGTACAACCTCGCCGAGGAGCGGGCGAAGAAGCAGTCCGGCGAGATCGTCAAACTGGCACAGGCGATCGTCGCGGGACAGGCGAAGATCGCCGACCTCAAGAGCAGGGCGGGCGCCCAGGCCCGCGAGCAGTACCGCACCGGCGGGCTGCCGCCGGGCGCGCAGATGATGCTCAGCGACGACCCGCGGATGTTCATGGACGGCGTGAACAGGGTCTGGCAGGGCCAGCAGGCCGCCAAGGGGGTCCTCGGCGAACTGACCAGGACCCAGGAGGACTTGGAGACGTACACCAAGGACGCGAGCAGCAACTGGAAGAAGCTCGAGGCCAACCGTCTGAAGCAGGCCAAGGCCAAGAAGCGGATCAACGGGCAGATCGCAGCGGCGAAGAAGCTCGAATCGCAGCTGGAGAAGGAGGATCGGGCACGCCTCCTCAAGCTGGAGCAGGAGGCGGAGTACGAGGCGCAGACCGCCTGGCTCGGCTCCGGCGCCCTCAAGGAGATCAACCGCGAGGCGAGCGCGCACGGCAAGAAGGCGGTGGCCTTCGCGACGGCCCAGATCGGCAAGCCGTACGTCTGGGGGGCCGAGGGGCCCGGATCGTACGACTGCTCGGGCCTGACGTCCCAGGCGTGGGCGGCGGCGGGACGGCCGATCCCGCGCACCTCGCAGGAGCAGTGGCGGCAGCTGCCGCACATCGCCGTCAAGGACATGCGTCCCGGCGACCTGATCATCTACCACAGTGATGCCAGCCATGTGGGGATGTACATCGGCGACGGCGCCATCGTGCACGCACCGCGCCCGGGGCGGAACGTGACGCTCGCGGGGGCGGGCTCGATGGAGATCCTCGGGGTGGTTCGCCCGGACCGGTGA
- a CDS encoding GNAT family N-acetyltransferase, whose product MYAISLGDDGAELRPLEPWRAEEFLAHIDRGREFIGQHNALPDVVTDLESSRAFLQAYAEKTAADAGRLHGIWTGDKLVGAVLLRTMDIEQGTAEAGCWLEPSAVGKGLVTRAARVIIDWAVEERGIHRVEWWVSSTNEASIAVARRLGMTKDGVLRASYLYRGKRHDEEIWSVLAPEWRAGRQTS is encoded by the coding sequence ATGTACGCGATATCCCTGGGTGACGACGGCGCCGAGCTGCGCCCGCTGGAGCCGTGGCGGGCCGAGGAGTTCCTGGCCCACATCGACCGGGGGCGGGAGTTCATCGGGCAGCACAACGCGCTGCCCGATGTCGTCACGGACCTGGAGTCGAGCCGGGCGTTCCTCCAGGCGTACGCGGAGAAGACCGCCGCCGACGCCGGGCGGCTCCACGGCATCTGGACGGGCGACAAGCTGGTCGGCGCGGTCCTCCTCCGCACCATGGACATCGAGCAGGGCACCGCCGAGGCGGGCTGCTGGCTGGAGCCGTCGGCGGTGGGCAAGGGGCTGGTGACCCGGGCCGCGCGTGTGATCATCGATTGGGCCGTCGAGGAGCGGGGCATCCACCGTGTGGAGTGGTGGGTCTCGTCGACGAACGAGGCCAGCATCGCCGTGGCCCGGCGGCTCGGGATGACGAAGGACGGCGTGCTGCGGGCGAGCTACCTGTACCGGGGGAAGCGGCACGACGAGGAGATCTGGTCGGTGCTTGCACCGGAGTGGCGGGCGGGCAGGCAGACGTCCTGA
- a CDS encoding VOC family protein yields MTDSATQGIKTVLHPVSDLAAAKKVYAALLGVPPQADESYYVGFEAAGQHIGLVPGGGSQGMTSPVAYWHVPDIEAKLAEVTAAGATVKEPAHDVGGGRLVATFTDPDGNVLGLLQDR; encoded by the coding sequence ATGACCGACTCTGCCACCCAGGGAATCAAGACCGTGCTGCATCCCGTCTCCGACCTGGCGGCGGCCAAGAAGGTGTACGCCGCCCTGCTCGGCGTACCGCCGCAGGCCGACGAGTCCTACTACGTCGGCTTCGAGGCCGCGGGCCAGCACATCGGGCTGGTGCCGGGCGGTGGGTCGCAGGGCATGACCTCACCGGTGGCCTACTGGCACGTGCCGGACATCGAGGCGAAGCTGGCCGAGGTGACGGCCGCGGGTGCCACCGTGAAGGAACCCGCTCACGACGTCGGTGGCGGCCGCCTGGTGGCCACCTTCACCGACCCCGACGGCAACGTCCTCGGGCTGCTTCAGGACCGATGA
- a CDS encoding PP2C family protein-serine/threonine phosphatase translates to MPVPVPQQRVAPTVEATHVAHLTLLVIEDDPAGTFTVPELPAAAGTRVRVRTARNLTEAGRLLTDDVDCILLDLALPPSSETRADEGAEGPAELATLQHVLRIAPRHAVLALTAEDDTELAAEAVRVGAQDYLFRGELDGRLLTRAIRYAVERKRADVAQHQLTESKLRAQENARLERGLLPTPLLQGSDLRFAARYRPGRSRALLGGDFYDTVRTPDGTVHAMIGDVCGHGPDEAALGVELRIAWRALTLAGLCGDELLSTLQQVLEHERESEEIFATLCTVDITPDGRRAGLCLAGHPAPLITRHGRAAQLLPYEDGGPALGLLPHARWPRRQVELGGSWSLMMYTDGLIEGRVGPTGTQRLGQEGMLAMINRQLAEGLSGEALLEAAVAEVRELNGGELTDDVAVLLLDRDRSADRSRNDDRGRSAPLPRPRPATASPVSAQRPPL, encoded by the coding sequence ATGCCCGTACCCGTACCGCAGCAGCGTGTCGCTCCCACTGTGGAGGCCACCCACGTCGCCCACCTCACCCTCCTGGTGATCGAGGACGACCCGGCGGGCACCTTCACCGTCCCCGAGCTCCCTGCCGCGGCCGGCACCCGGGTCCGCGTCCGGACCGCCCGCAATCTGACCGAGGCGGGACGGCTCCTCACGGACGACGTCGACTGCATCCTGCTGGACCTGGCCCTGCCGCCCAGCAGCGAGACACGCGCCGACGAGGGGGCCGAGGGGCCCGCCGAGCTCGCCACCCTCCAGCACGTCCTGCGCATCGCACCGCGCCACGCCGTCCTCGCGCTCACCGCGGAGGACGACACCGAGCTGGCCGCCGAGGCGGTACGCGTCGGCGCCCAGGACTACCTCTTCCGTGGCGAGCTCGACGGGCGGCTGCTCACGCGCGCCATCCGCTACGCCGTCGAACGCAAACGCGCCGACGTCGCGCAGCACCAGCTCACCGAGTCGAAACTGCGCGCCCAGGAGAACGCCCGGCTGGAACGCGGTCTGCTGCCCACCCCGCTGCTGCAGGGCTCCGATCTGCGGTTCGCCGCCCGCTACCGCCCCGGGCGCAGCCGTGCGCTGCTCGGCGGGGACTTCTACGACACGGTCCGTACTCCCGACGGCACCGTCCACGCGATGATCGGTGACGTCTGCGGCCACGGCCCGGACGAGGCGGCGCTCGGCGTCGAGCTGCGCATAGCGTGGCGGGCGTTGACGCTGGCAGGACTCTGCGGCGACGAACTGCTCTCCACGCTCCAGCAGGTTCTGGAGCACGAACGGGAGAGCGAGGAGATCTTCGCGACGCTCTGCACCGTCGACATCACCCCCGACGGCCGGCGCGCCGGGCTCTGCCTGGCGGGCCACCCGGCCCCGCTGATCACTCGTCACGGACGGGCGGCGCAGCTGCTCCCGTACGAGGACGGCGGCCCGGCGCTGGGTCTGCTGCCGCACGCCCGCTGGCCGCGCCGCCAGGTCGAACTGGGCGGGTCGTGGAGCCTGATGATGTACACGGACGGGCTGATCGAGGGCCGCGTCGGGCCGACCGGAACCCAGCGGCTCGGCCAGGAAGGCATGCTCGCCATGATCAACCGCCAGCTGGCGGAGGGGCTCAGCGGCGAGGCGCTGCTGGAGGCGGCCGTCGCCGAGGTGCGCGAGCTGAACGGCGGCGAACTCACCGACGACGTCGCGGTCCTGCTGCTCGACCGCGACCGGAGCGCCGACCGGAGCCGCAATGACGATCGGGGCCGGAGCGCGCCCCTTCCGCGCCCCCGCCCCGCAACGGCGTCACCCGTGAGCGCTCAACGACCGCCGTTGTAG
- a CDS encoding helix-turn-helix domain-containing protein, which yields MASLNVGNLGEYLREQRRTAQLSLRQLADAAGVSNPYLSQIERGLRKPSAEVLQQVAKALRISAETLYVRAGILDERERGELETRAVILADPSMNERQKNVLLQIYDSFRKENGFESGSGETDDESGLSADGTDADTASKPSPPSN from the coding sequence ATGGCATCACTCAACGTCGGCAATCTCGGCGAGTACCTGCGCGAGCAGCGCCGCACTGCTCAGCTCTCGCTGCGGCAGCTCGCCGATGCTGCCGGGGTGTCCAATCCGTATCTCAGCCAGATCGAACGCGGGCTGCGCAAGCCGAGCGCCGAGGTGCTGCAGCAGGTCGCCAAGGCGCTGCGGATCTCCGCGGAGACCCTCTATGTGCGGGCCGGGATTCTGGACGAGCGGGAGCGGGGGGAGCTGGAGACCCGGGCGGTCATCCTGGCCGATCCGTCCATGAACGAGCGGCAGAAGAACGTGCTGCTGCAGATCTACGACTCCTTCCGCAAGGAGAACGGGTTCGAATCCGGCTCCGGGGAAACCGATGACGAATCCGGCCTCAGCGCCGACGGCACAGATGCCGATACAGCTTCAAAGCCTTCACCACCCTCAAACTGA
- the rox gene encoding rifampin monooxygenase — translation MIDVIVVGGGPTGLMLAGELRLAGVHVIVLEKLTEPTGESRGRGLHTRSVEMMDQRGLLDRFLAVSEKFQVGGFFGGIQKPWPDRLDTAHPYGLSTLQPVTERLLNERALELGAEIRRGCEVVGLSQDEDGVTVELADGTYLRSRHLVGCDGGRSAVRKLLGVGFPGEPAKVETLLGDMEMAEDPATVAAVVAEVRKTQLRFGTIPNGDGTHRVIVPADGVAEDRATAPTLEEFKQQLRAVAGTDFGVHSPRRLSRFGDATRQAERYRVGRVLLAGDAAHIHPPTGGQGLNLGVQDAFNLGWKLAAEVNGWAPEGLLDSYHDERHPVGARVLDNTRAQITLLGTDPGATALRELFSTLMDFEEVNRYVTGMITAVGVRYDFGEGHELLGRRMRDVKLKQGRLYELMHGGRGLLLDGTGRLSVEGWADRVDHVVDVSEELDVPAVLLRPDGHVAWVGEDQADLLSRMPRWFGAAVG, via the coding sequence ATGATTGACGTGATCGTGGTCGGCGGCGGACCGACCGGCTTGATGCTGGCCGGCGAGTTGCGGCTGGCCGGAGTGCACGTGATCGTGCTGGAGAAGTTGACCGAGCCGACCGGGGAGTCCCGCGGGCGCGGCCTGCACACGCGCAGCGTCGAGATGATGGACCAGCGCGGCCTGCTGGACCGGTTCCTCGCGGTCAGTGAGAAGTTCCAGGTCGGCGGTTTCTTCGGTGGCATCCAGAAGCCGTGGCCGGACCGGTTGGACACGGCGCACCCGTACGGCCTCTCCACTCTGCAGCCGGTCACCGAGCGGCTGCTCAACGAGCGTGCCCTCGAACTCGGGGCCGAGATCCGGCGCGGCTGCGAAGTGGTCGGGCTGAGCCAGGACGAGGACGGGGTGACCGTCGAGCTGGCGGACGGCACGTACCTGCGCTCGCGCCACCTCGTCGGGTGCGACGGCGGCCGCAGTGCGGTGCGCAAGCTGCTCGGCGTCGGTTTCCCCGGCGAGCCCGCCAAGGTCGAGACGCTGTTGGGCGACATGGAGATGGCCGAGGACCCGGCGACGGTGGCCGCGGTCGTCGCGGAGGTCCGCAAGACCCAGTTGCGGTTCGGCACCATCCCCAACGGGGACGGGACGCACCGCGTCATCGTGCCCGCCGACGGCGTGGCCGAGGACCGTGCGACCGCGCCGACCCTCGAGGAGTTCAAGCAGCAGTTGCGGGCGGTCGCGGGCACCGACTTCGGTGTGCACTCGCCGCGCCGGCTGTCCCGGTTCGGCGACGCCACCCGGCAGGCCGAGCGCTATCGGGTCGGCCGGGTACTGCTGGCCGGCGACGCGGCGCACATCCACCCGCCGACCGGCGGGCAGGGGCTCAACCTCGGCGTGCAGGACGCGTTCAACCTCGGCTGGAAGCTGGCCGCCGAGGTCAACGGCTGGGCACCGGAGGGGCTGCTGGACAGCTATCACGACGAACGGCACCCGGTCGGCGCCCGCGTGCTGGACAACACCCGCGCGCAGATCACGCTGCTGGGGACCGATCCGGGTGCGACCGCGCTGCGGGAGCTGTTCTCGACGCTGATGGACTTCGAGGAGGTGAACCGGTACGTGACCGGGATGATCACCGCGGTCGGGGTCCGCTACGACTTCGGCGAGGGCCATGAACTGCTGGGCCGGCGGATGCGGGACGTGAAGCTGAAGCAGGGGCGCCTCTACGAGCTGATGCACGGCGGCCGCGGCCTGCTGCTCGACGGGACCGGCCGGCTCTCGGTGGAGGGCTGGGCGGATCGGGTCGACCACGTGGTCGACGTCAGCGAGGAACTGGACGTGCCCGCGGTGCTGCTGCGGCCGGACGGCCACGTGGCGTGGGTCGGCGAAGATCAGGCGGATCTGCTCAGCCGGATGCCAAGGTGGTTCGGCGCTGCCGTCGGCTGA